CCTTCCACCACCACCACGCCCGGCTGGACGTCTTCCGTGACGCGCACGCGGCGCTGCACCTCGCCCTGTTCGCTGCGGATGCGTGCGAGCTGCGCGTCCTGCACGCCTGCCGCCCGCGCGTCGTGCGGGTGCACCATGACGTGCGGTTCGTTCCCCTCGGCGCGCGTGAGGTGGGGGACGTTGCCGTACGTGCTGTTCATGAAGTGGTGCGCGGGCGGCGTGAGGAGCCGCAGCGGGTACTGCGGCGTGAGCTGGGCCTGCACGGGGCGGTGTTCGGGGACGGGCGTGAACATCACGCGGCCGGACGGTGTGCCCGCCCCGTCCCGGTACGGCAGGAATCCCGCCTGCGTGCCTTCCGCATGCAGGCCAGGGAGGTTCAGGGGTACGCTGCCCTCGGCGCGCAGGCGGTCCGGCGTGACGCCCTGCAGGTACGGGTGTGGCGTGTCCAGCAGGGCCGCGAGCAGGTCGTCCATGCTCCAGTACAGTTCCGGCGTCTGCAGGCCCAGTCGCCGCCCGAGTTCCGCGAACACCCAGGAGTTCGGCCGCGCCTCACCCGGCGCGGGCAGCGTGGCGGGGTTGTACCCGAGCGAGTGGTGCCCGTAACTGGTGTACACGTCGGCGTGCTCCACGAAGGTCGTGGCGGGCAGCACGTAGTCCGCGAGGCGGGCCGTTTCGGTCATGGCCTGCTCCAGCACCACCATCATCAGGTCGTCGCGCCGCATGCCGGCCTGCACGCGGGCGCTGTCGGGCGCGACGACGGCGGGGTTGGTGTTGTACACGAACAGCGCGTGGATGCCCGCGTCCGGCGCGAGGGCGCCCGCGAGTTCGTTCATGTTGACGTGCCGCGCGTCCGGGGTCACGAGGTGGGCCGCGCCGAGCCGTTCTCGGTTCAGGGCGAAGGCACCGGACGTGCTGAGCGTGCAGCCGCCGCCGCGCCGCCGCCAGTCGCCCGTCACGGCGGGCAGCAGGGTCACGGCGCGCAGGGCCGTCCCGCCGTTCTCGTGGCGCGTCATGCCGTACCCCACCCGGATGTACGTGGGGCCGTGCTCACCCATCGCGCTGGCCAGTTCGGCGATCTCGTGCACGCTCAGGCCGGTCAGTTCGGCCGTGCGTTCCAGCGTGTAGGGCTCGGCCGCCTCGCGGAACTCGGCGAAGCCCTCGGTCGCTTCCGCGATGTACGTCTCGTCGTGCCAGCCGTGCGTCACGATCTCGCGGGCGAGCCCCAGGGCGAGGGCGGCGTCCGTGCCGGGCTTCAGTTTCAGGTGCGTGTCCGCGAAGCGCGAGGTGCGGTTGCGGTACGGGTCGACGTGCCAGATGCGCGCGCCGTTCCGGCGGGCCTGCGTCAGCCACGGCGTGAGGTGACTGTTGGTGCTGAGGCTGTTGATGCCCCACAGCACGATCGTCCGCGCGTGCGGCACGTCGCCGGGGTCCACGCCGTACCGCGCGCCGTACCCGAGGCTCCACGCGGCCGTCCCGGCAGTCGCGCAGATCGTCTCGTCCAGCTCGCAGGCACCCAGCGCGCGGAAGAAGCTGTGCACGTGCGTCCCTTCGCGCAGGCCCATCGTCCCGGCGTAGTTGTACCGCAGGACCGCGCTCGGCCCGTGGTTCGCCAGGACGCCTTTCAGGCGCTCGGCGATCTCGTCCAGTGCCGTGTCCCAGCTGACGCGCACCAGCGTCCCGTCCGCGCCCTTGCCGCCCACGCGCTTGAGGGGGTACAGCGGCCGTTCCGGGTGGTTCTGGCGGGCCGGATAGTGCACGGTTTTCGCGCACGCGAAGCCTCGGGTGGTGGCGTGGTCCGGGTCGCCCGTCACTTTGCTCATGCGTTCCGTGCCGTCCTCGGCGCGCTGCAGGGTGATCTTCAGGCGGCAGGCGTCCGGGCAGTCGAGCGGGCAGGTGAGGGTCACGTCGCGGGTGGAGGGCAGCGCGGTCATGCGGTCAGTGTAGGGTGCCGCGCCGCACGCCGGGCCAACCGTGCCACAAACACCAGCCGCGCCACGAACGCCAGCCGCGCACCCGATGGACGCGCCCCGCGCCGGAAGGACCGGAACGGGGCGGGGGAGGGGAGGCCGGACGGCCCGGCGTCAGTCCTCGGTGCTGAGGACCGCCAGGAACGCTTCCTGCGGCACTTCGACCGTGCCGATCTGCTTCATGCGCGCCTTGCCTTTCTTCTGCTTGTTCAGCAGTTTCTTCTTGCGGCTGATGTCGCCGCCGTAGCACTTGGCGAGCACGTCCTTGCGGTACGCCTTGACGGTGGCGCGCGCGATGATCTTCCCGCCGATCGCGGCCTGCACCGGCACCGCCCACATCTGACGCGGGATGACTTCCGACATCTTGTCCACGATCTTGCGGCCCAGGCTGTACGCCTTGTCCTCGTGCACCACCACGGCCAGCGCGTCCACGATCTCGTTGTTCACGTAGATGTCGACCTTGCGCAGGTCGCCCTCGCGGTAGTCGATGATCTCGTAGTCCATGCTGGCGTACCCGCGCGAGATGCTCTTGAGGCGGTCGTGGAAGTCGTACAGGATTTCCGCGAACGGCACCTGATAGATCAGTTCCACGCGCTTGCCGACGTAGTTCATGGTGACCATGCTGCCCCGGCGTTCCTGCAGCAGCTGCATCACGGCCCCGACGTGCTCCTCGGGCAGCATGACGCTCATCTTGATGTACGGTTCCTCGACCTTCTCCATGCGGTCGCGGGTGGGGAACTGCGCGGGGTTCTGCGTCTCGATGATCTCGCCGTCCGTCATGGTGAGGCGGTAGATGACGGCGGGCGCCGTGGCGATCAGGTCGAGGTCGAACTCGCGCTCCAGGCGTTCCTGCACGATCTCGGCGTGCAGCAGGCCCAGGAAGCCGCAGCGGAAGCCGAAGCCGAGCGCTTCGGACGTTTCCGGCTCGAAACTGAAGGCCGCGTCGTTCAGCTTCAGGCGTTCGAGCGCCTCGCGCAGCTTGCGGTAATCCTCGGTGTCGGTGGGGTACAGGCCCGAGAACACGACCGGCTGCGCGGGTTTGAAGCCGGGGAACGGTTCGGTGGTCGGGAAGTCCGTGCGGGTGATGGTGTCGCCCACCTGCGCGTCCTGAATGTCGCGGATCCCGGCCGCGATCCAGCCGACCTCGCCCGCCTCGAGGCTCTGGCCGACGATCAGGCCGGGCGAGAAGGTGCCGAGGCGGTCCACCTCGAAGTTCTTGCCGTTCGAGAAGAGGTTGATGCGGTCCTTGGGGCTGACCTTGCCTTCCAGCACGCGCACGAACAGCAGCACGCCCTGGTACGCGTCGTACACGCTGTCGAAGATCAGGGCCTTGAGGGGCGCGTCGGCGCTGCCGCTCGGGGCGGGGATGCGCTGCACGATCGCTTCGAGAATCTCGGGGATGCCCGCGCCGGTCTTGCCGGACGCGAAGATGGCGTCCTCGGCGGGAATGCCGACCACTTCCTCCATCTCCTGCGCGGCCCCTTCCGGGTCGGCGGCGGGCAGGTCGATCTTGTTCACGACCGGGATGATCTCCAGGCCCGAGTCGATGGCGAGGTACGCGTTCACGATGGTCTGCGCCTCGACGCCCTGCGAGGCGTCCACGAGCAGCAGCACGCCCTCGCAGGCGGCCAGGGAGCGGCTCACCTCGTACCCGAAGTCCACGTGGCCGGGCGTGTCGATCAGGTTGAAGATGTATTCCTCACCTGCGCCCTCGCCGACCGATTCGGGCCGCGTGTACTTCAGGCGCACCGGGGTGCTCTTGATGGTGATGCCGCGTTCCCGTTCGAGTTCCAGCGTGTCGAGCGTCTGGTCGCGCTTGTCACGTTCGCCCATCGCCCCCAGACTTTCCAGGATGCGGTCGGCAAGGGTGCTCTTGCCGTGGTCGACGTGCGCGATGATGGAAAAATTCCTGAACTTCACGCCCTGCAGTCTAACGGTCGGGGCGGGCACAGAATAGGAGCGTGTGCGGCCCGGTGGGGGTGAGGCACTTCGTGGCCTGCGCCGCACTGTGAGACGGTCCCGGTCTTCACATTGACTGTCCTCTCACGCGCCCTATACCTGCGCTGTGGGGCGGTCCGGCAGGCTGTGGGCACACCACCACGCCTGGGAGGGCCACATGAGCGAATACCAGCAGGATCTCTTCCGTTACGTCGCCGAGGAGTTCGCCGAGGACTACGAGCAGGGTGAACTGCCGCGCCGGGAGTTCCTGCGCCGCAGCGTGCTGCTGGGCGGCTCCGTGCCGGGCGCGCGCCTGCTGCTCGCGACGCTGGGCGTCACGGGCGTCAGCGCCGCCGAACTTGCCGCCGCGCAGACGGCCGCGCCGCAGAACGAGGCCGCGACGAACAGTTACCACG
This genomic interval from Deinococcus aquiradiocola contains the following:
- a CDS encoding molybdopterin oxidoreductase family protein, whose amino-acid sequence is MTALPSTRDVTLTCPLDCPDACRLKITLQRAEDGTERMSKVTGDPDHATTRGFACAKTVHYPARQNHPERPLYPLKRVGGKGADGTLVRVSWDTALDEIAERLKGVLANHGPSAVLRYNYAGTMGLREGTHVHSFFRALGACELDETICATAGTAAWSLGYGARYGVDPGDVPHARTIVLWGINSLSTNSHLTPWLTQARRNGARIWHVDPYRNRTSRFADTHLKLKPGTDAALALGLAREIVTHGWHDETYIAEATEGFAEFREAAEPYTLERTAELTGLSVHEIAELASAMGEHGPTYIRVGYGMTRHENGGTALRAVTLLPAVTGDWRRRGGGCTLSTSGAFALNRERLGAAHLVTPDARHVNMNELAGALAPDAGIHALFVYNTNPAVVAPDSARVQAGMRRDDLMMVVLEQAMTETARLADYVLPATTFVEHADVYTSYGHHSLGYNPATLPAPGEARPNSWVFAELGRRLGLQTPELYWSMDDLLAALLDTPHPYLQGVTPDRLRAEGSVPLNLPGLHAEGTQAGFLPYRDGAGTPSGRVMFTPVPEHRPVQAQLTPQYPLRLLTPPAHHFMNSTYGNVPHLTRAEGNEPHVMVHPHDARAAGVQDAQLARIRSEQGEVQRRVRVTEDVQPGVVVVEGTWWGLSAPDGTSINALTAQTLTDLGGGSTFHNTRVRLSPA
- the lepA gene encoding translation elongation factor 4, with amino-acid sequence MKFRNFSIIAHVDHGKSTLADRILESLGAMGERDKRDQTLDTLELERERGITIKSTPVRLKYTRPESVGEGAGEEYIFNLIDTPGHVDFGYEVSRSLAACEGVLLLVDASQGVEAQTIVNAYLAIDSGLEIIPVVNKIDLPAADPEGAAQEMEEVVGIPAEDAIFASGKTGAGIPEILEAIVQRIPAPSGSADAPLKALIFDSVYDAYQGVLLFVRVLEGKVSPKDRINLFSNGKNFEVDRLGTFSPGLIVGQSLEAGEVGWIAAGIRDIQDAQVGDTITRTDFPTTEPFPGFKPAQPVVFSGLYPTDTEDYRKLREALERLKLNDAAFSFEPETSEALGFGFRCGFLGLLHAEIVQERLEREFDLDLIATAPAVIYRLTMTDGEIIETQNPAQFPTRDRMEKVEEPYIKMSVMLPEEHVGAVMQLLQERRGSMVTMNYVGKRVELIYQVPFAEILYDFHDRLKSISRGYASMDYEIIDYREGDLRKVDIYVNNEIVDALAVVVHEDKAYSLGRKIVDKMSEVIPRQMWAVPVQAAIGGKIIARATVKAYRKDVLAKCYGGDISRKKKLLNKQKKGKARMKQIGTVEVPQEAFLAVLSTED